In a single window of the Eshraghiella crossota genome:
- the lepB gene encoding signal peptidase I: MNNNNETEDIEYLDIDLDESETEFMVDSSNDNSEEIKKYNAEKKRHIVKEIFTYVMIIAIAFGIAFILNKFIIINAHVPSSSMESTINTGDKLIGFRLAYLFKEPERGDVVIFRYPDDESQIFIKRVIGLPGDKIEIADGRLIINGEAMVEDYVKEPMTGSFGPYEVPEGCYFMLGDNRNISQDSRYWKNTYVSRKNILAKAWFRYSPSFTKIQ, from the coding sequence ATGAACAATAATAATGAGACAGAAGATATAGAATATCTTGATATAGACCTTGATGAGTCCGAAACTGAATTTATGGTGGATTCAAGCAACGATAATTCAGAAGAGATTAAGAAATATAATGCTGAGAAGAAAAGGCATATTGTTAAAGAAATATTCACTTATGTTATGATAATTGCCATAGCATTTGGAATAGCATTTATCCTTAATAAGTTCATTATAATTAATGCACACGTTCCTTCATCGTCGATGGAGTCTACAATTAATACAGGTGACAAGCTTATCGGATTCAGGCTGGCATATCTTTTTAAAGAGCCTGAAAGAGGAGACGTGGTAATATTCAGGTATCCGGACGATGAGAGCCAGATATTCATAAAGCGTGTTATCGGACTTCCCGGTGATAAGATAGAGATTGCCGATGGCAGGCTTATTATCAACGGAGAGGCTATGGTTGAAGATTATGTCAAAGAACCGATGACGGGTAGCTTCGGACCGTATGAGGTTCCCGAAGGATGCTACTTTATGTTAGGCGATAATCGTAATATTTCACAGGATTCAAGATATTGGAAAAACACTTATGTCAGCAGGAAAAATATTCTTGCGAAAGCGTGGTTCAGGTATTCGCCTTCATTTACAAAAATTCAATGA
- the queA gene encoding tRNA preQ1(34) S-adenosylmethionine ribosyltransferase-isomerase QueA, with translation MDLKAFNYDLPEELIAQDPLEDRSSSRLMVLHKDTGRIEHKIFRDIIDYLNPGDCLVINDTKVIPARLMGIKEDTGAAIEVLLLKRNADDVWECLVKPGKKARTGARIVFGEGLLVGEIVDVIEDGNRMIKFHYEGIFEEILDKLGQMPLPPYITHKLQDKNRYQTVYAKNEGSAAAPTAGLHFTKELLEKIKEKGVNVVSITLHVGLGTFRPVKVDKIEEHHMHTETFNISKEAADTINRTRAAGGRVIAVGTTSCRTLESAAADDGTIPARSGDTDIFIYPGYKFKAIDCLITNFHLPESTLIMLVSALAGRDNIMNAYETAVKERYRFFSFGDAMFIC, from the coding sequence ATGGATTTAAAAGCTTTTAACTATGATCTGCCGGAGGAACTTATAGCACAGGACCCTCTGGAGGATCGTTCTTCCTCAAGACTTATGGTATTACATAAGGATACCGGCAGAATTGAACACAAGATATTCAGAGATATAATTGACTATCTCAATCCCGGAGACTGCCTTGTAATCAACGATACTAAGGTAATTCCAGCCAGACTTATGGGCATTAAAGAAGATACGGGTGCAGCTATAGAAGTTCTGCTGCTTAAGCGTAATGCGGATGATGTATGGGAATGTCTTGTAAAACCCGGTAAGAAAGCAAGAACCGGTGCAAGAATTGTATTCGGTGAAGGACTTCTTGTTGGAGAGATTGTGGACGTTATAGAAGACGGCAACAGAATGATTAAGTTCCATTACGAAGGTATTTTTGAAGAGATACTTGATAAGTTAGGACAGATGCCGTTGCCTCCTTACATTACACATAAGCTTCAGGATAAGAACAGATACCAGACAGTATATGCCAAAAATGAAGGCTCAGCAGCGGCACCTACAGCCGGATTGCATTTTACGAAGGAGCTGCTTGAAAAGATTAAAGAAAAAGGTGTTAATGTAGTCAGCATTACATTGCATGTTGGCCTCGGAACTTTCAGACCTGTGAAGGTTGATAAGATAGAGGAACACCATATGCACACGGAGACTTTTAATATATCTAAGGAAGCGGCAGATACAATTAACAGAACCAGAGCCGCAGGAGGACGTGTAATCGCAGTGGGAACCACAAGTTGCAGGACACTTGAGTCGGCAGCAGCGGATGACGGCACAATACCTGCCAGATCCGGAGACACGGATATTTTCATATATCCGGGCTACAAATTTAAGGCTATTGACTGCCTTATTACTAATTTTCATCTTCCTGAATCAACGCTGATAATGCTTGTTTCGGCACTTGCAGGAAGAGATAATATTATGAACGCATATGAAACTGCAGTCAAAGAAAGATACAGATTTTTCAGTTTCGGTGATGCAATGTTTATCTGCTAG
- a CDS encoding PilZ domain-containing protein, with product MDTGNQEKRWAKRMDIDARIKLKSVKNNRNIHFDVNKEEMEVEVTNISKGGMGFKTEEFLPLNSYYEAKVVLWTRESFDAIIEIVRMENDGTDEKNTYGCRFVGLSPAEQFKIDVYQIVSETSFN from the coding sequence ATGGACACTGGTAATCAGGAAAAAAGATGGGCAAAACGAATGGATATTGATGCCAGAATCAAGCTCAAGTCAGTTAAGAATAACAGAAATATCCACTTTGATGTTAATAAAGAAGAAATGGAAGTTGAGGTAACCAACATTTCCAAGGGCGGAATGGGATTTAAGACAGAAGAGTTTCTTCCTCTTAACTCATATTACGAAGCTAAGGTTGTATTATGGACAAGAGAAAGTTTTGACGCCATCATTGAAATTGTAAGAATGGAAAATGACGGAACTGATGAGAAGAATACATACGGATGCCGTTTTGTTGGCTTGAGTCCCGCAGAACAGTTTAAAATAGACGTATATCAGATTGTCAGTGAGACATCATTTAATTGA